In Parasphingorhabdus halotolerans, a single window of DNA contains:
- a CDS encoding stage II sporulation protein M translates to MTDIASENLNIAVAALRSDRFRLEREADWTRLETIVTQMEKGKSKRLSDEDVLALPTLYRTLLSSLSIARENSLDAGLIDYLEGLSLRSYFLVYGTQTSFGRWLKEFFGGGWSRAVRAIGPEIWIALFVMIAGTLIGYILVASDSDWFYALVPGGFADARVPGASEAALRETLFGTEENDGLGVFAAFLFSNNAQVAILAFALGFAFAVPSILLLIHNMALLGAMLWVFAQRSLTVDFIGWLSIHGTTELFAILLAGAAGIHVGRSIAFPGNKSHLAAASAAGKRAALVMAGVVIMLICAGLLEGYARQLINNTAGRYAVGGSMMLFWLIYFCGFGRRHKGDVI, encoded by the coding sequence GTGACCGATATCGCGTCTGAAAACCTCAACATCGCGGTCGCCGCGCTGCGCAGTGACCGGTTCCGGCTGGAGCGCGAGGCGGACTGGACGCGGCTGGAAACTATTGTCACCCAAATGGAGAAGGGCAAATCAAAACGCCTCTCCGATGAAGACGTGCTGGCGCTGCCGACGCTGTACCGCACCTTGCTTTCGAGTCTTTCCATAGCGCGGGAAAACTCGCTTGATGCGGGACTGATCGATTATCTCGAAGGCCTGTCGCTGCGCAGCTATTTTCTGGTCTATGGCACCCAGACCAGCTTTGGTCGCTGGCTGAAGGAATTTTTTGGCGGTGGATGGAGCCGAGCGGTGCGGGCGATTGGTCCGGAAATCTGGATCGCACTATTTGTCATGATTGCCGGAACGCTGATCGGCTATATTCTCGTCGCGAGCGATAGCGACTGGTTTTACGCTCTGGTGCCGGGCGGTTTTGCTGATGCGCGGGTGCCGGGCGCGTCCGAGGCAGCACTGCGCGAGACACTGTTTGGCACAGAAGAAAATGATGGCCTTGGCGTTTTCGCGGCATTCCTGTTCAGCAATAACGCGCAAGTTGCGATCCTCGCTTTTGCGCTTGGTTTTGCTTTCGCAGTGCCAAGTATCTTGCTGCTGATACACAATATGGCTTTGCTTGGCGCGATGCTGTGGGTGTTCGCCCAGCGTAGTCTGACAGTGGATTTCATTGGCTGGCTCTCGATCCACGGGACCACGGAACTATTCGCGATATTGCTGGCGGGGGCCGCGGGCATACACGTGGGCCGATCCATCGCATTTCCGGGCAACAAATCCCATCTGGCAGCGGCGAGCGCAGCGGGCAAACGCGCCGCCCTGGTGATGGCAGGGGTGGTCATCATGCTCATCTGCGCTGGATTGCTGGAGGGATATGCCCGGCAACTGATTAACAATACCGCGGGGCGATATGCGGTGGGTGGCAGCATGATGCTCTTCTGGCTGATCTATTTCTGCGGTTTTGGCAGGCGCCATAAAGGCGATGTGATATGA
- a CDS encoding acyl-CoA dehydrogenase family protein, which produces MNLEFTVEENAFRDEVREFIANNHPKNIDMNALRDEVTPEDMVAWHKILGKKGWSVPAWPTEYGGTGWTPTQRYIWGEENARANTIMPLPFGVAMVGPVIYTFGNEEQKAEHLPGIKSGDVWWCQGYSEPGAGSDLASLKTTAVRDGDDYILNGQKTWTTLAQHADWGFFLCRTDSDAPKPQMGISFILVDMKTPGIEVRPIKLIDGGYEVNEVWLTDVRVPAKNLIGEENKGWTYAKFLLAHERSGIAGVARSKRGVEKLQEIAKSEMLDGKPLIEDMGFARKISQLEIDLAALEITELRTLAGEQAGKGPGPESSLLKIKGTEIQQRITELTLEAVGYYGTPDFRSFPDDGSNDFPIGPDYAHHAAPTYFNMRKTSIYGGSNEIQRNIITKMILGL; this is translated from the coding sequence ATGAACTTGGAGTTCACCGTAGAAGAAAATGCATTTCGTGACGAAGTGCGTGAATTTATTGCAAATAATCATCCCAAAAATATCGATATGAACGCCCTGCGTGATGAAGTCACGCCGGAAGACATGGTCGCTTGGCACAAAATTTTGGGCAAAAAGGGGTGGTCGGTTCCGGCGTGGCCAACAGAATATGGCGGCACCGGCTGGACGCCGACGCAACGCTATATCTGGGGTGAAGAAAATGCGCGTGCTAACACGATCATGCCGCTGCCCTTTGGTGTGGCGATGGTTGGACCGGTTATCTATACATTTGGCAATGAAGAGCAAAAGGCAGAGCATCTCCCCGGTATCAAGTCCGGCGATGTGTGGTGGTGTCAGGGTTATTCAGAACCCGGCGCCGGCTCCGATCTGGCTTCGCTGAAAACAACCGCTGTTCGCGATGGCGATGATTATATTCTCAATGGCCAGAAAACCTGGACCACCTTGGCCCAGCATGCCGATTGGGGTTTCTTCCTCTGTCGCACCGATTCCGATGCACCAAAACCGCAAATGGGCATCAGCTTCATTCTGGTTGATATGAAAACACCGGGCATTGAAGTGCGCCCTATCAAGCTGATCGACGGCGGCTATGAGGTCAACGAAGTCTGGCTCACCGATGTGCGGGTTCCGGCCAAAAACCTGATCGGTGAAGAGAATAAGGGCTGGACCTATGCCAAATTCCTGCTTGCGCATGAGCGTTCCGGCATTGCTGGTGTCGCCCGGTCCAAGCGCGGCGTAGAAAAGTTGCAGGAAATTGCAAAATCCGAAATGCTCGACGGCAAGCCGCTAATTGAGGATATGGGTTTCGCGCGCAAAATCAGCCAGCTGGAGATTGATCTCGCGGCGCTGGAAATCACCGAGTTGCGGACTCTGGCCGGCGAGCAGGCGGGTAAAGGCCCGGGGCCGGAAAGCTCCTTGCTGAAAATCAAAGGCACCGAAATCCAGCAGCGGATTACCGAACTGACGTTGGAAGCGGTCGGCTATTATGGCACGCCTGATTTCCGCAGCTTCCCGGATGATGGTTCGAATGATTTTCCGATTGGACCGGATTATGCGCATCACGCAGCGCCAACTTATTTCAACATGCGTAAAACATCGATTTACGGGGGCTCCAACGAGATCCAGCGCAATATTATCACCAAAATGATCCTCGGCCTTTAA
- a CDS encoding SDR family NAD(P)-dependent oxidoreductase produces the protein MIDTSLDYNGKIVCVVGGSAGIGNATAQAFRKCGAEVHVTGTRADHSEYKMEDGSDFAGLTYHQLDAADDGAIIALRQKFEKLDVLICSQGMVMYKRAEFEPENFAKVIQVNLNSLMTCAGQFHDLLKEAQGSLIIISSTAAFHATVGNPAYNASKTGAMGLTRTLGKAWAPDGIRVNGIAPGLIATKMTKVTTEHPKRREATIRSIPVGRIGDPDDMAGLSLFLCSPLASYIVGQTIIADGGLLL, from the coding sequence ATGATCGACACCTCTCTCGACTATAACGGCAAGATCGTTTGCGTAGTTGGCGGCTCAGCAGGAATTGGCAATGCGACCGCACAGGCCTTTCGAAAGTGTGGCGCAGAAGTCCACGTCACGGGCACGCGTGCCGATCACAGCGAGTATAAAATGGAAGATGGTTCCGATTTTGCAGGACTGACCTATCACCAATTGGATGCCGCCGATGATGGAGCGATCATCGCGCTTCGGCAGAAGTTTGAAAAATTGGACGTGCTGATCTGCTCTCAGGGTATGGTCATGTATAAACGTGCTGAGTTTGAACCGGAAAATTTCGCCAAGGTCATTCAAGTCAATTTAAACAGCCTGATGACCTGTGCCGGACAATTTCACGATCTGCTAAAAGAAGCACAAGGCTCGTTGATCATCATCAGTTCGACCGCCGCTTTTCATGCGACAGTGGGTAACCCTGCCTATAACGCTTCCAAAACGGGCGCGATGGGTCTCACTCGCACCTTGGGCAAGGCCTGGGCACCCGATGGTATACGTGTCAACGGCATTGCGCCCGGGCTGATCGCGACCAAAATGACCAAGGTGACGACAGAACATCCCAAACGGCGCGAGGCGACAATTCGCTCGATACCGGTCGGGCGGATTGGCGACCCGGATGATATGGCGGGTCTGTCGCTGTTTCTTTGTTCGCCGCTGGCTAGCTATATTGTCGGACAGACAATAATCGCAGACGGTGGTTTACTGCTGTAG
- a CDS encoding zinc-binding dehydrogenase — protein sequence MTTGLQMQSTLHENGTLELALAKVDFPAPAEGEVLVRMEASPINPSDHGVMFGPADVGKATSSGDGADRVLSAPVAPAHMARFKARVGQALTVGNEGAGVVVEAGSSDAAQALVGKTVAILGGGMYAQYRVVPAMMCLPLPDDATAKDGASCFVNPLTALAMVETMKMEGHTALVHTAAASNLGQMLNKICIADGVDLVNIVRKQEQADILKGIGAKYICDSSSDSFMADLTDALHETGATIAFDAIGGGDTASNILTAMEQAAARTPSQYSIYGSTHHKQVYLYGSLDFSPTTLNRAYGMAWGVGGFLLPNFLAKVGQDKGNEMRARVARELKTTFASSYTQELSLAEALDSDMARQYNAKTTGEKYLMCPQKGV from the coding sequence ATGACCACCGGCCTTCAAATGCAATCCACCCTTCACGAAAATGGCACTTTAGAACTGGCGCTGGCCAAGGTCGATTTTCCGGCTCCGGCAGAGGGCGAAGTGCTGGTACGGATGGAAGCCTCGCCGATCAATCCTTCTGATCACGGTGTCATGTTTGGCCCCGCTGATGTTGGCAAAGCAACATCAAGTGGCGATGGTGCTGACCGCGTTTTGTCCGCTCCCGTGGCACCTGCGCACATGGCGCGCTTCAAGGCGCGTGTTGGCCAGGCCCTGACAGTCGGCAATGAGGGCGCTGGCGTCGTTGTGGAGGCGGGCTCGAGCGATGCTGCTCAGGCGCTTGTGGGCAAGACAGTCGCCATTTTGGGCGGCGGGATGTACGCGCAATATCGCGTGGTTCCGGCGATGATGTGTTTGCCACTGCCCGATGATGCAACGGCGAAAGATGGCGCATCCTGTTTCGTTAATCCGCTTACCGCGCTTGCTATGGTCGAAACGATGAAGATGGAAGGTCACACCGCGCTGGTGCATACGGCTGCGGCTTCCAATCTGGGTCAGATGCTCAATAAAATCTGCATCGCCGACGGTGTTGATCTGGTGAACATCGTGCGCAAGCAAGAACAAGCCGATATCTTAAAAGGCATTGGCGCAAAATATATCTGCGATAGCAGTTCGGACAGCTTCATGGCGGATCTCACCGATGCGCTGCATGAAACCGGTGCAACCATTGCATTTGACGCCATCGGCGGTGGTGATACAGCCAGCAATATTCTCACGGCAATGGAGCAGGCTGCCGCGCGCACGCCTTCGCAATATAGTATCTATGGCTCGACCCATCACAAGCAGGTTTATCTCTACGGCAGTCTGGATTTCTCGCCGACCACCTTGAACCGCGCTTACGGCATGGCTTGGGGCGTGGGTGGATTCTTGCTCCCGAATTTCCTCGCCAAAGTCGGACAGGATAAAGGCAATGAAATGCGCGCCCGTGTTGCGCGCGAACTGAAAACCACTTTTGCCAGCAGCTACACGCAGGAGCTGAGCCTGGCTGAGGCGCTGGATTCGGACATGGCGCGGCAATATAATGCCAAGACGACCGGTGAAAAATATCTGATGTGCCCACAAAAGGGGGTTTGA
- a CDS encoding spinster family MFS transporter, with protein sequence MEDAASGKPALEVTRSPAPSRQTNYALGVLFVVTMLNFLDRQIISIVAEPIKQDLGLTDTQLGLMTGLSFAIFYTTLAIPVAALADRWNRSRIIAIAIATWSAMTVACGLSANFIQLFLARVGVGIGEAGSAPASHSLIADLFPPDRRSGALGILGMSVPIGAFLAYAGGGWITENLDWRSAFLIAGLPGIIIAIVIWFTVPDPRGKIPLSAAFKAKPNEITFKDAFKELSSKPAYWHLVAAGVLVQFVSYGLASFYGGLFVRVHGIGYGELGWKLGVMVGLSGGFGAWFGGKIGDILGKGNPRLPLLLSGLMLVIAAPGMIWAIYADNVNVAIALLAFPTFGATFYYGPSFAAIQALANDRTRAMAVAIYLLVAGLIGLGIGPVFVGGLSDYFAGGDKLLEASALQKALAILALFNIWAGFHYWRAEANIKR encoded by the coding sequence ATGGAAGACGCAGCCTCTGGCAAGCCCGCTTTGGAAGTGACTCGCTCACCAGCGCCATCACGACAAACCAATTATGCGCTTGGCGTGCTTTTCGTTGTCACCATGCTTAATTTTCTGGACCGGCAGATTATTTCAATCGTGGCGGAACCGATCAAGCAGGATCTCGGCCTGACGGACACCCAGCTTGGTTTAATGACCGGCTTGTCTTTCGCGATTTTTTATACGACTTTGGCGATCCCTGTCGCCGCTCTGGCCGATCGCTGGAACCGCAGCAGGATCATCGCCATTGCAATCGCGACATGGTCGGCGATGACTGTGGCTTGCGGTTTGTCGGCTAATTTCATCCAGTTGTTTTTGGCGCGTGTCGGGGTCGGTATCGGCGAAGCTGGCTCTGCTCCTGCATCCCATTCCTTAATTGCGGATTTATTTCCGCCAGACCGGCGCTCGGGCGCGCTTGGCATATTGGGAATGTCGGTGCCGATTGGCGCCTTTCTGGCATATGCTGGCGGGGGCTGGATCACCGAAAACCTTGATTGGCGTTCCGCATTTTTGATTGCCGGTTTGCCCGGAATTATTATCGCGATCGTTATCTGGTTTACGGTTCCTGATCCGCGCGGGAAAATTCCGTTATCAGCGGCTTTCAAAGCCAAACCGAATGAAATTACGTTCAAGGATGCGTTCAAGGAACTCTCATCGAAACCCGCTTATTGGCATTTGGTCGCGGCCGGAGTTCTGGTGCAATTTGTGTCCTATGGGCTTGCCAGTTTTTATGGCGGTCTGTTTGTTCGCGTGCATGGGATCGGCTATGGTGAACTCGGATGGAAATTGGGTGTAATGGTTGGTCTGTCGGGCGGGTTTGGCGCGTGGTTTGGTGGAAAGATTGGCGACATATTGGGCAAGGGCAATCCGCGCTTGCCGCTACTATTGAGCGGCTTGATGCTGGTGATCGCTGCCCCGGGCATGATTTGGGCGATTTACGCTGATAATGTGAATGTTGCGATTGCCTTGCTCGCTTTCCCAACTTTTGGGGCGACGTTTTATTATGGTCCGAGTTTTGCTGCTATTCAGGCGCTGGCCAATGATCGTACTCGGGCTATGGCGGTTGCGATCTATCTTTTGGTCGCGGGGCTGATCGGCCTGGGTATCGGGCCGGTTTTTGTCGGCGGTCTATCTGATTATTTTGCTGGCGGAGATAAACTCCTTGAGGCCAGCGCATTGCAAAAAGCGCTGGCGATTCTGGCGCTGTTCAACATCTGGGCAGGCTTCCACTATTGGCGAGCAGAAGCGAATATAAAAAGATAG
- a CDS encoding spinster family MFS transporter, producing the protein MMRQDIMVSDGRTSGGVYRYYVLVLLMLTFMFNIADRLVMSILIEDIKAEFVLSDTQIGLLAGTAFTVFYLILGVPAGRLADRTNRKNMVAIALALWSLMSALCGAALGFWTLLLARLGVGVGEAGGGPPSVSIITDYFAPHELSRAMGIFAVGAVLGPVLGYMAGGLIAEAYGWRWTFVILGVPGILLGIILFLTIREPKRGRYFTPEAKPTGADKGAEKQEPFMTTMGSLWTNSVFFRVVLANSFTNIPSFAFAIWLAPMLMRNFDVGSGEVGVYLGTVLFFGGVPGMILGGFLADYLAKKNPKWRPWYCSVAVLLVLPFWTLCLLSDSLEMTLFLYISGYVLLVSTQGAAISMVQSAVLPTERGTASSISSLSINLLGYGIGPALIGLMSDNWADAYGTMSLSYAVIVTVVFSLAIATFLFWWTGKAVNSGLAKV; encoded by the coding sequence ATGATGCGACAAGACATCATGGTAAGCGATGGTCGGACATCTGGTGGTGTCTACCGCTATTATGTTTTGGTCTTGCTGATGCTGACTTTCATGTTCAACATCGCCGATCGGTTGGTGATGTCGATCCTGATTGAGGATATCAAAGCTGAATTTGTGTTGAGCGATACACAAATTGGCTTGCTTGCAGGGACCGCCTTTACAGTTTTCTATCTGATTTTGGGCGTTCCGGCCGGGCGACTGGCGGATCGGACGAACAGGAAGAACATGGTCGCCATTGCTTTAGCGCTGTGGAGCCTGATGTCAGCCTTGTGCGGCGCGGCGTTGGGATTCTGGACATTGCTTCTGGCGCGTCTGGGTGTCGGTGTCGGAGAAGCGGGCGGCGGCCCGCCGTCGGTTTCGATTATCACCGACTATTTCGCGCCGCACGAACTGTCGCGGGCCATGGGGATATTCGCCGTAGGTGCCGTGTTGGGGCCGGTGCTGGGCTATATGGCCGGTGGTCTGATCGCAGAAGCCTATGGCTGGCGCTGGACGTTCGTTATTCTGGGGGTGCCGGGAATACTGCTGGGTATCATCCTCTTTCTCACGATCCGGGAACCGAAACGCGGCCGCTATTTCACGCCCGAAGCGAAGCCAACCGGGGCAGACAAGGGAGCGGAAAAACAAGAGCCTTTCATGACCACAATGGGCTCGTTGTGGACCAACAGTGTTTTCTTCCGCGTCGTACTGGCCAATTCCTTCACCAATATTCCTTCCTTCGCTTTTGCGATCTGGCTGGCCCCCATGCTGATGCGCAATTTTGACGTCGGCTCAGGAGAAGTGGGTGTTTATCTGGGTACGGTTTTGTTTTTTGGCGGTGTGCCCGGAATGATCTTGGGGGGTTTTCTCGCCGATTATCTGGCGAAGAAAAACCCGAAATGGCGACCTTGGTATTGCAGCGTTGCGGTGCTGCTGGTCTTGCCGTTCTGGACCCTCTGCCTTTTATCTGACAGTCTCGAAATGACTCTCTTTCTATATATTAGCGGCTATGTCCTCCTGGTTTCGACGCAAGGCGCAGCCATCTCCATGGTGCAATCAGCGGTCCTGCCGACAGAACGCGGCACGGCATCATCAATCAGCAGCTTGTCGATCAACCTGCTCGGCTACGGCATTGGCCCGGCGCTAATCGGGCTGATGAGCGACAATTGGGCGGATGCCTATGGCACTATGTCGCTCAGCTATGCGGTGATTGTGACGGTCGTTTTTAGTCTGGCCATAGCGACGTTTCTGTTCTGGTGGACCGGCAAGGCTGTCAATTCCGGATTGGCCAAAGTCTGA
- a CDS encoding SDR family NAD(P)-dependent oxidoreductase has protein sequence MGILDNFKLDGQVAVVVGAGKGIGRAIALGFAEAGADVAVAARTAGDLESLVAEIQAMGRKAIAVPTDATNVDALENLAKATVDQLGKVTIWVSNAGGIPDGQPRYLTRTSEAEWDAQINLNLKGVWMGAVVATKYMGEDGGVIINTSSRAAMGGQPKNGPYGAAKAGVNSLTSTLAMELAPKIRVNAVAPGPVPTENFDDCMGTETEEQRQQLLKMMQIPLQRYGTEEDIAAAAIYMASPASSWVTGQCLYVTGGR, from the coding sequence ATGGGCATATTGGATAATTTCAAGCTGGATGGTCAAGTGGCGGTCGTCGTCGGTGCGGGCAAAGGCATTGGCCGGGCGATTGCTCTCGGTTTTGCCGAAGCGGGAGCCGATGTCGCGGTGGCAGCGCGCACGGCCGGTGATCTGGAAAGTCTGGTGGCAGAAATCCAGGCGATGGGCCGAAAAGCAATTGCCGTACCGACGGACGCAACAAACGTGGATGCACTGGAAAACCTCGCGAAGGCCACGGTTGATCAACTCGGCAAAGTCACGATCTGGGTGAGCAATGCAGGCGGCATTCCCGATGGCCAGCCACGTTATCTCACGCGCACGTCGGAAGCGGAGTGGGATGCGCAGATTAATCTCAATCTCAAAGGTGTCTGGATGGGGGCAGTAGTCGCCACCAAATATATGGGTGAAGATGGCGGCGTAATAATAAACACATCCTCGCGCGCGGCAATGGGCGGGCAACCGAAAAATGGCCCCTATGGCGCAGCCAAGGCGGGTGTTAACAGCCTGACCAGCACCTTGGCGATGGAACTTGCGCCAAAAATCCGCGTCAATGCAGTGGCTCCCGGCCCCGTGCCGACGGAGAATTTTGATGATTGCATGGGTACTGAAACCGAAGAGCAACGCCAGCAATTGCTCAAGATGATGCAGATACCTTTGCAACGCTATGGCACGGAAGAAGATATTGCAGCCGCCGCGATATACATGGCCTCTCCCGCATCGAGTTGGGTTACGGGGCAATGTTTGTACGTAACGGGTGGACGCTGA
- a CDS encoding acyl-CoA dehydrogenase family protein, translated as MDFDFTDEQNMVRDGISRLIREEYDWDTRRSVIESDAGWRPELWAQLAELGMLAAPFSEEDGGFGGATEAMIIMEEFGKGLAVEPFVPSVICAGGFLKHGGSAEQKEEYIGGIISGEMIFAFAYAEPRGRYDLADLQTTARKDGSDYVINGHKAVVIGAPWATHFVVTARTSGDQRDAAGVSVFVVARDADGVSQRDYGTVDGRRASEVYFENVKVSSDALIGEADNGLPLIEKVVDEATAAVCAEAAGVMQVTNAMTLDYSRQRKQFGTPIGSFQVLQHRMADMLMEHEQSVSMMYLATIKLDEDEATRKKNVSAAKVRIGQAARFVGQSAIQTHGGMGMTDELAVGSYFKRLSIIEGEFGSVDHHMRRHIKLSAA; from the coding sequence ATGGATTTCGATTTTACCGACGAACAAAACATGGTGCGCGATGGTATTTCGCGCTTGATCCGCGAAGAATATGACTGGGATACGCGCCGCAGCGTGATTGAGAGTGATGCCGGCTGGCGTCCCGAGCTTTGGGCACAATTGGCGGAGTTGGGCATGCTCGCAGCGCCCTTCAGCGAAGAAGATGGCGGCTTTGGCGGTGCGACCGAAGCGATGATCATCATGGAAGAATTCGGCAAGGGACTTGCGGTCGAGCCGTTTGTCCCGAGCGTTATCTGTGCGGGTGGTTTTCTGAAACATGGCGGCAGCGCAGAGCAGAAAGAAGAATATATCGGCGGGATTATTTCCGGCGAGATGATCTTTGCCTTTGCCTACGCAGAACCGCGCGGTCGCTATGATCTGGCGGACTTGCAAACGACCGCAAGGAAAGACGGCAGCGATTATGTCATCAACGGCCATAAAGCGGTCGTGATCGGCGCGCCTTGGGCAACGCATTTTGTCGTGACGGCGCGGACTTCCGGAGACCAGCGCGATGCTGCCGGTGTCTCTGTCTTTGTTGTGGCGCGCGATGCCGACGGCGTGAGTCAGCGCGACTATGGCACGGTTGATGGCCGCCGCGCGTCTGAAGTCTATTTCGAGAATGTTAAAGTCTCCAGCGATGCGCTGATTGGTGAAGCTGACAATGGCCTGCCGCTGATCGAAAAAGTGGTTGATGAAGCCACTGCCGCAGTCTGCGCCGAAGCAGCAGGCGTAATGCAAGTGACCAATGCCATGACGCTGGATTATTCGCGCCAGCGGAAGCAATTTGGCACGCCGATTGGTTCATTTCAGGTATTGCAGCATCGCATGGCCGATATGCTGATGGAGCATGAGCAGTCGGTTTCGATGATGTATCTGGCGACAATCAAACTCGATGAAGATGAAGCGACCCGCAAGAAGAACGTATCTGCTGCAAAGGTTCGCATTGGCCAAGCGGCACGCTTCGTTGGCCAGTCGGCAATCCAGACTCACGGCGGTATGGGTATGACGGACGAGTTGGCAGTAGGCAGCTACTTCAAACGGCTTTCGATCATTGAAGGCGAGTTTGGTAGCGTTGACCATCACATGAGGCGGCATATCAAACTGAGCGCGGCATAA
- a CDS encoding SDR family NAD(P)-dependent oxidoreductase: METPFSLAGRTAFVAGASSGLGARFAELFAKAGANIVLGARRTDRTAELVAKIERQGGKALAVPLDVTDEASIIAAYDAAEERFGTVHSIVANAGVAATGRSTDVAIDRVQTLLDTNFKGVYLVAREGAKRLIASGSREKENGRITIIGSITSRLTGEGDSVYAASKAGVTHLARNLAREWVRQGVNVNTIHPGYIPTEIQGDWYDTDGGKAQIAGFHRRRLQDIASLDAMMLYFASDASRCVTGSDIIVDDGQSL; encoded by the coding sequence ATGGAAACCCCTTTCTCGCTTGCCGGACGAACTGCATTCGTTGCTGGCGCATCATCTGGCCTTGGTGCGCGTTTTGCCGAATTATTTGCCAAGGCGGGAGCCAATATCGTCCTTGGGGCACGCCGGACGGACCGGACGGCAGAATTGGTCGCGAAGATTGAACGTCAGGGTGGCAAGGCGCTAGCTGTGCCGCTGGACGTCACGGATGAAGCCTCGATAATCGCTGCATATGACGCGGCTGAGGAGAGGTTTGGAACGGTGCATAGTATCGTCGCGAATGCAGGTGTTGCTGCGACGGGACGTTCGACCGATGTCGCGATAGATCGCGTCCAAACCTTGCTCGATACCAATTTCAAGGGGGTATATCTGGTCGCTCGCGAAGGCGCAAAACGGCTGATTGCCAGTGGCAGCCGCGAGAAAGAAAACGGGCGGATCACAATCATTGGATCAATTACATCGCGGCTCACCGGCGAAGGCGATAGCGTATATGCTGCAAGCAAGGCTGGTGTAACCCACCTTGCGCGCAATCTTGCGCGCGAATGGGTGCGACAAGGTGTGAATGTCAACACCATCCATCCCGGCTATATCCCGACCGAAATTCAGGGCGACTGGTATGATACCGATGGCGGCAAGGCACAAATTGCCGGTTTTCATCGCCGCCGGTTACAGGATATCGCCTCGCTCGATGCGATGATGCTTTATTTCGCGTCTGATGCCTCGCGTTGCGTGACTGGTTCCGATATTATTGTGGACGACGGGCAATCTCTCTAG
- a CDS encoding RDD family protein, translating to MTDSTAADPWIRRSANPKLDRIMVTPEGVPLNVTVAAAGARAGALALDIVIILSMIVGITLLGLLVLWALGTTLGDSAVDPSGPLGFLAIIWIITMFLLRNAYFLYFELGDRAATWGKRAVGIRVAARDGGRLSAEAVIARNIVRDVELFLPLMFLSAGGAQGNMSSFAAWAGFLWVLMFLLFPLFNKDRLRGGDLIAGTWVIQNVKRGLGDIVAPTAAAQSADASHPGGRYQFSDEELSVYGEYELQTLENVLRTGSDDALETVAASICTKIGWEPGAGEERLFLEAYYTALRARLERGMRFGKRRKDKFSGSE from the coding sequence ATGACCGATAGCACCGCAGCTGATCCCTGGATCCGGCGCTCGGCCAATCCCAAGCTCGACCGCATCATGGTTACGCCCGAGGGCGTACCGCTCAATGTGACGGTGGCGGCAGCGGGCGCGCGCGCAGGCGCTTTGGCACTGGATATTGTGATAATTCTCAGCATGATTGTCGGTATTACCCTGCTCGGGCTGCTGGTGCTTTGGGCATTGGGGACAACGCTGGGTGATAGTGCTGTCGATCCGTCCGGACCTTTGGGCTTTCTGGCGATAATCTGGATCATCACGATGTTCCTGTTGCGCAATGCCTATTTTCTCTATTTCGAATTGGGTGACCGGGCTGCGACATGGGGAAAGCGAGCGGTTGGTATCCGCGTTGCGGCACGTGATGGCGGGCGGCTGTCGGCAGAGGCAGTAATCGCGCGTAATATTGTGCGCGATGTTGAGCTGTTCCTGCCACTGATGTTTCTGTCCGCCGGTGGTGCGCAAGGCAATATGTCAAGCTTTGCTGCCTGGGCCGGGTTTCTGTGGGTGTTGATGTTTCTGTTGTTTCCGTTGTTCAATAAAGACCGTCTGCGCGGTGGTGATCTTATTGCCGGAACCTGGGTGATCCAGAATGTGAAACGCGGGCTGGGAGATATTGTCGCACCCACGGCCGCGGCGCAATCTGCCGATGCTTCCCATCCCGGTGGTCGATACCAGTTTTCCGACGAGGAACTTTCGGTTTACGGCGAATATGAATTGCAAACATTGGAGAACGTACTGCGCACCGGTAGCGACGACGCGCTTGAAACCGTCGCAGCGTCAATCTGCACAAAAATCGGCTGGGAACCGGGCGCTGGCGAAGAGAGATTATTTCTTGAAGCTTATTATACCGCGCTCAGGGCACGTCTGGAACGCGGCATGAGATTCGGCAAGCGGCGCAAGGACAAGTTTTCCGGCTCGGAATAG